Part of the Plasmodium gaboni strain SY75 chromosome Unknown, whole genome shotgun sequence genome, ACAGAAGAAGAATGGCAACTTTTAAAATTATGGTTGGAaggagaaaaaaataaatggCTTGAAGGTAAAAATAAGGAATATGATATATGGTTAAAACATATGGATAGTAAATGGACAAATTATAGTAAAGATATAGATGAAGAATATGGTtcaaatttatttaaagaTTCTCATACATGGAATGAAAAACAATGGGAAAAATGGATGAAAACAGAAGGAAAAGAATTCATGTTACAAGATTTTAAAAGATGGTTAGAAGAAAGTGAAGGATATTTAAAATCATGGCTTGTCAAACAATGGATACAATggaaaaatatgaaaattcTTGAATGGTTAATGAATGAATGGAGAAGAGAAGAAGATGAAAAATGGTCACTCATAGAAGATACGGATCAAATTAGAATATTAAATCATAAAGATAGAAAAGAATGGCTTAAATGGAAAGAAAGGGTTACAAGAGAAAAACTCGAATGGAAACATTGGGTCGAATTgaaagaaaatatgaatatatataataagtGGAAAAAATGGATCAAATGGAAGAAAAATAGATTAGCTAATTTTAATGAATGGTCCCAAAattttatagaaaaatGGATAAGAGATAAACAATGGAACGTTTGGATTAATGAAAGGAAAACATATACTTCTCAAAGAAAAAGTTTAGAACAACAATTTGGGGATAATATAGATAGTATGAACaaattaagaaaaaaaaaaatattgaaatatttcccactatttaattataaaagtGATTTGGAATCAATCGTGGAAGTAGATAAAAGcgaatataaaaatattgatgAAAACCAAGAACAAAAAGGAGAAACAACATTAAGTGTTAATGTGGAAAAAACGGAAGGTTTGAGTGTAGAAAAAACAGTAGATCTTAATGCAGCCAAAACATCAGATCCAAATGCAGAAAAAACAGTAGATCTGAATGCAGCCAAAACGTCAGATTCAAATGCAGAAAAAACAGTAGATCTGAATGC contains:
- a CDS encoding tryptophan/threonine-rich antigen, with amino-acid sequence MNLEQFKNINKDLATNLFSQLSFLKNENKFLSHGKSLIKFLIGIAIFLVVLIFIKSCHPALTDKKKKIIEFFENFILKKNNKDKITALIQSKELADAESTDSSDAEEDVNIDNKKAKRKKKHITNNSDEKGNDVKEKNIKRKNNGFEETDECDNESNLLSSDEESVAELDDWKKNEWIKWMDQTEEEWQLLKLWLEGEKNKWLEGKNKEYDIWLKHMDSKWTNYSKDIDEEYGSNLFKDSHTWNEKQWEKWMKTEGKEFMLQDFKRWLEESEGYLKSWLVKQWIQWKNMKILEWLMNEWRREEDEKWSLIEDTDQIRILNHKDRKEWLKWKERVTREKLEWKHWVELKENMNIYNKWKKWIKWKKNRLANFNEWSQNFIEKWIRDKQWNVWINERKTYTSQRKSLEQQFGDNIDSMNKLRKKKILKYFPLFNYKSDLESIVEVDKSEYKNIDENQEQKGETTLSVNVEKTEGLSVEKTVDLNAAKTSDPNAEKTVDLNAAKTSDSNAEKTVDLNAAKTSDSNADKTGDVNLVKTTNYNVGKTTDQKVRHSLDQEVRQMIDQKVAQIINLDIESTTELKAEKKGGKAKAKTKVRTVDDDGNEINVQI